In Pyxicephalus adspersus chromosome 12, UCB_Pads_2.0, whole genome shotgun sequence, a genomic segment contains:
- the SYT11 gene encoding synaptotagmin-11 isoform X1 gives MAEITSLAPSFDMSPIAAGFIGAAVLVVSVSVTVFIWSCCVNRAEKKSRNPPYKFIHMLKGISIYPETLSNKKKHMNIRKDKQPVDAENPRGNLLPDNAEVALMASEKGPNGLATTIKQLPITMNYGDEVSPSQSLTSSGSKTSSPSSPDDEVALGTLTLSVDYNFPKKALVVTIQEAHGLPVMDEHSQGSDPYIKMTILPDKKHRVKTRVLRKTLNPVFDETFTFYGIPYSQLQDLILHFLVLSFDRFSRDDVIGEVMVPLAGVDPSTGKVQLTREIIKRNIQKCMSRGELQVSLSYQPVAQRMTVVVLKAKHLPRVDITGLSGNPYVKVNVYYGRKRIAKKKTHVKKCTLSPVFNESFIYDIPSELLPDISIEFLVIDFDRTTKNQVVGRLILGAHSVTASGIEHWREVCDNPRKLVAKWHSLTEY, from the exons ATGGCGGAGATCACGAGCCTCGCCCCCAGCTTCG ATATGTCACCCATAGCGGCAGGCTTCATTGGAGCCGCCGTCCTGGTGGTGTCTGTGTCAGTGACAGTTTTTATTTGGAGTTGTTGTGTAAATCGGGCAGAGAAGAAATCAAGGAATCCCCCATATAAGTTTATACACATGCTGAAGGGGATCAGTATCTACCCAGAGACGCTGAGTAATAAGAAGAAACACATGAATATCCGTAAAGATAAACAGCCTGTAGATGCAGAGAATCCCCGGGGAAATCTACTGCCGGACAATGCCGAGGTGGCTCTGATGGCCTCTGAGAAAGGTCCCAATGGTCTGGCTACGACCATCAAGCAGCTGCCCATCACTATGAATTATGGAGATGAGGTGAGCCCAAGTCAAAGTCTGACCTCCAGCGGCAGTAAGACATCTTCTCCATCCTCTCCAGATGATGAAGTGGCCCTCGGGACACTCACCCTCTCCGTGGACTATAACTTTCCCAAGAAAGCTCTGGTGGTCACCATCCAGGAGGCCCACGGTCTACCAGTGATGGATGAACATTCTCAAGGCTCAGATCCGTACATCAAGATGACCATCTTACCAGATAAGAAGCACCGGGTAAAAACTCGGGTCCTGAGGAAGACCCTCAATCCTGTGTTTGATGAAACCTTCACATTCTATGGAATCCCTTACAGCCAACTTCAGGACCTCATCCTTCACTTCCTTGTCCTGAGCTTTGACCGCTTCTCTCGAGATGATGTTATTGGAGAGGTGATGGTCCCATTGGCAGGTGTGGACCCCAGCACTGGCAAGGTGCAGCTGACCAGGGAGATCATCAAAAGGAACATTCAG AAGTGTATGAGTCGGGGGGAGCTGCAGGTATCGCTTTCTTACCAACCAGTGGCACAGAGGATGACGGTCGTCGTGCTGAAAGCCAAACACCTTCCAAGAGTGGACATCACCGGACTGTCAGGTA ATCCCTACgtcaaagtaaatgtttactatGGAAGGAAACGCATTGCTAAGAAGAAGACTCATGTCAAGAAATGTACGCTCAGCCCCGTCTTCAATGAGTCCTTCATCTACGACATCCCCTCGGAGCTCCTGCCTGACATCAGCATCGAGTTCCTGGTCATCGACTTTGATCGCACCACCAAGAACCAAGTGGTGGGCCGCCTGATCCTGGGGGCACATAGCGTCACAGCTAGCGGCATTGAACATTGGCGAGAGGTGTGTGATAACCCACGGAAGCTGGTTGCCAAGTGGCACAGCTTGACCGAGTACTAG
- the SYT11 gene encoding synaptotagmin-11 isoform X2, with protein MAEITSLAPSFDMSPIAAGFIGAAVLVVSVSVTVFIWSCCVNRAEKKSRNPPYKFIHMLKGISIYPETLSNKKKHMNIRKDKQPVDAENPRGNLLPDNAEVALMASEKGPNGLATTIKQLPITMNYGDEVSPSQSLTSSGSKTSSPSSPDDEVALGTLTLSVDYNFPKKALVVTIQEAHGLPVMDEHSQGSDPYIKMTILPDKKHRVKTRVLRKTLNPVFDETFTFYGIPYSQLQDLILHFLVLSFDRFSRDDVIGEVMVPLAGVDPSTGKVQLTREIIKRNIQKCMSRGELQVSLSYQPVAQRMTVVVLKAKHLPRVDITGLSDPYVKVNVYYGRKRIAKKKTHVKKCTLSPVFNESFIYDIPSELLPDISIEFLVIDFDRTTKNQVVGRLILGAHSVTASGIEHWREVCDNPRKLVAKWHSLTEY; from the exons ATGGCGGAGATCACGAGCCTCGCCCCCAGCTTCG ATATGTCACCCATAGCGGCAGGCTTCATTGGAGCCGCCGTCCTGGTGGTGTCTGTGTCAGTGACAGTTTTTATTTGGAGTTGTTGTGTAAATCGGGCAGAGAAGAAATCAAGGAATCCCCCATATAAGTTTATACACATGCTGAAGGGGATCAGTATCTACCCAGAGACGCTGAGTAATAAGAAGAAACACATGAATATCCGTAAAGATAAACAGCCTGTAGATGCAGAGAATCCCCGGGGAAATCTACTGCCGGACAATGCCGAGGTGGCTCTGATGGCCTCTGAGAAAGGTCCCAATGGTCTGGCTACGACCATCAAGCAGCTGCCCATCACTATGAATTATGGAGATGAGGTGAGCCCAAGTCAAAGTCTGACCTCCAGCGGCAGTAAGACATCTTCTCCATCCTCTCCAGATGATGAAGTGGCCCTCGGGACACTCACCCTCTCCGTGGACTATAACTTTCCCAAGAAAGCTCTGGTGGTCACCATCCAGGAGGCCCACGGTCTACCAGTGATGGATGAACATTCTCAAGGCTCAGATCCGTACATCAAGATGACCATCTTACCAGATAAGAAGCACCGGGTAAAAACTCGGGTCCTGAGGAAGACCCTCAATCCTGTGTTTGATGAAACCTTCACATTCTATGGAATCCCTTACAGCCAACTTCAGGACCTCATCCTTCACTTCCTTGTCCTGAGCTTTGACCGCTTCTCTCGAGATGATGTTATTGGAGAGGTGATGGTCCCATTGGCAGGTGTGGACCCCAGCACTGGCAAGGTGCAGCTGACCAGGGAGATCATCAAAAGGAACATTCAG AAGTGTATGAGTCGGGGGGAGCTGCAGGTATCGCTTTCTTACCAACCAGTGGCACAGAGGATGACGGTCGTCGTGCTGAAAGCCAAACACCTTCCAAGAGTGGACATCACCGGACTGTCAG ATCCCTACgtcaaagtaaatgtttactatGGAAGGAAACGCATTGCTAAGAAGAAGACTCATGTCAAGAAATGTACGCTCAGCCCCGTCTTCAATGAGTCCTTCATCTACGACATCCCCTCGGAGCTCCTGCCTGACATCAGCATCGAGTTCCTGGTCATCGACTTTGATCGCACCACCAAGAACCAAGTGGTGGGCCGCCTGATCCTGGGGGCACATAGCGTCACAGCTAGCGGCATTGAACATTGGCGAGAGGTGTGTGATAACCCACGGAAGCTGGTTGCCAAGTGGCACAGCTTGACCGAGTACTAG